In Choloepus didactylus isolate mChoDid1 chromosome 6, mChoDid1.pri, whole genome shotgun sequence, one DNA window encodes the following:
- the LOC119537651 gene encoding olfactory receptor 51Q1-like encodes MSQVTNNTQDPFYFILTGIPGLESSHIWISIPFCCLYTISIVGNTTILTVIRTETSLHQPMYLFLSMLALTDLGLTLSTLPTVMQLLWFNIRKISFEACFAQFFFLHVFSFMESSVLLAMSFDRYVAICRPLHYTSILTNEVIGKIGLAIICRCVLVVLPGLFLLKRLPFCRSHLLSHSYCLHQDMIRLVCADIRVNSWYAFALILLTILMDPLLIVLSYVMILRSVLLVASMAERLHAFNNCLSHIAAVLVLYVPMVGVSMTHRFAKHASPLVHVIMANIYLLAPPVMNPIIYSVKTKQIRQGILHLFSQGNMH; translated from the coding sequence ATGTCCCAGGTAACTAACAACACCCAAGACCCTTTCTACTTCATCCTCACGGGCATCCCTGGATTGGAGTCATCCCACATCTGGATCTCCATCCCCTTCTGCTGTCTCTACACCATCTCCATCGTGGGCAACACCACCATCCTCACCGTCATCCGCACAGAGACATCCCTCCACCAGCCCATGTACCTGTTTCTCTCCATGCTGGCCCTGACTGacctgggtctcaccctcagcaCCCTGCCCACAGTCATGCAGCTCCTGTGGTTCAACATTCGTAAGATCAGCTTTGAAGCCTGTTTTGCCCAGTTCTTCTTCCTCCATGTATTCTCTTTCATGGAATCCTCTGTCCTTCTCGCTATGTCCtttgaccgctatgtggccatctgccgcCCTCTCCATTACACCTCTATCCTCACCAATGAAGTCATTGGCAAGATTGGCTTAGCCATCATTTGCCGCTGTGTGCTGGTTGTTCTGCCTGGTCTGTTCCTACTCAAGCGCCTGCCCTTCTGCCgctcccacctcctctctcacTCCTACTGCCTCCACCAGGACATGATTCGCCTAGTCTGTGCTGACATTCGGGTAAACAGCTGGTATGCATTTGCTCTCATCTTGCTTACTATTTTGATGGACCCACTGCTCATTGTGCTCTCCTATGTAATGATTCTGAGAAGTGTTCTGCTGGTAGCCTCTATGGCTGAGAGACTTCACGCCTTCAATAACTGCCTGTCCCATATTGCAGCTGTTCTGGTTCTCTATGTCCCCATGGTTGGTGTATCTATGACTCACCGCTTTGCCAAGCATGCTTCTCCACTTGTCCATGTTATCATGGCCAACATCTACCTGCTGGCACCTCCTGTGATGAACCCCATCATTTACAGTGTAAAAACCAAACAGATTCGACAGGGAATTCTCCACCTTTTTTCCCAAGGAAATATGCATTAG